agcgaaccgggactaaaggtaatgggctttagtcccgaccctttagttccggttccagaaccgggacaaatgggcctttttctactagtggataATAGTGATGTCCTCCATGGTATTTAAGAGAAGTGTGAGTAGTTCAAACTTTTGCCTCTAATATGTGTGCACAAACATTACTCACCTGGGCTTTTCAAGCAATTCTATGAAACCGTTCCTCATGGAAGCTACTCAGAGGAGGGAAGCTAAATTTAGTGTGTTTGCTAGCACACTTGGTTACATATTCCAATATGCCAAGATTAGGCAAGGCCTTCGCATCCATGATGTGGAAGTTATGAACATGAACTATCTTGTTGAGCTTTGCCAGAGTGATGTGAAGATTGGTCATGTCATAGGGATGCTACATTTTTTGTAAACAAATTCAAAAAGTTTACTGAAACTCAATTGCCGCCAAGATTGGATATTCCACCGAAGTGAGAGGCTATCTAGTCAACCACACATTCTACACTGCAACTCATACAGGAACAATTAGCCGGTTGGCGCTCAATGAATAGGAACACATTGCGTCTGCAAGTAGTTGACGCTCGAGCAATAGGATCACATTTCGGCCATAGCGTGGTACCCCCACCCCAGTCGGTTGGTGCATGATTCGAGGACGTCGTGAGTTTAGGCCGGCCCATGTAATGGTGGGGTGCCCTGTGCTTTTTTGTTTCGTTTTTTGTTCCTGTTTGTGTCTTTTTCTTCGTTAAAAATGTTCAACATTTCAAATGAAATTGAATTCAAAACTCTTCaagaattaaaaaaatgttcgtgatATTGAAAAAAATGTTCTTAAATTTGAAAGTTGTTCgtgaattaaaaaaatgttcgcgCATTTGGAAAATGTCTGTGATTCCAAAAAATGTTCCCGAATTAAAAAATATGTTCGTGTGTTTCAAAGAAATGTTTgtgaattcaaaaaaatgtttgttattttgaaaaatgttcacgatttCAGAAAATGTATGTGGATTCGAAAAATGTTCATGGTTTGAAAATTGCTGATGATTTCAAAAAAAACTTAATTTAGAGAAATGTTCATGACTTCAAAAAGTGTTTGCAAATTTGTAAGAAATATTCCTGATTGCAAGTTTTGAATTGGATGAACAATTTACGAATTAGATAAACAATTTTTGAATTTGATGAAAATTGAagaacattttctgaattttgATGATCatgtttatttaaaaaaaatgaatTCCGTATTAATTTTTTGAATTCGATAACAAAAAATCTTTAAAAACTTGAactaaaaaaggaaaaaaaataagagaagaaagaaaaaggccGAAACCGGAAGTGGATCTACGCTATTGGGCCGGCCGAAAACACGTAGCGAGCGGAATAGAAGGTGGGTTCTCTCTACCTTCAAAAAAAAAAAGTGGGTTCTCTCAAGAAAAAAAGTAACTGGAGGTGGGAGGCCGGAGAGGGGAAAGAGAGCGACAGAAGGGCGACCATGGCGGCGGTGGATCTGTCGAAGCTGGTCAAGGAGAAGCGGTTCTGGGCAGCCTCCTTCCTCATCGCGTGGGCGGCCGCGCTGCAGGTTCCATCTCATCTCCTTCCTTGCTCCCCTCCCCTCTGCTCCAGAAATCAGTCAAGACGGGATCTTTAACGGCGGCGGGACGGGAAATGGCACTGTTTGCAGGGGCACATGATGTGGTTGAAGCGGCAGGACGCCTTCAAGGACAAGTTCGGCGACCCCGAAGCCCCCAACAAGGTCACAGAGCAGGGGCACCAGCAGCCGCCGGCCGGCGAGCAGG
The Aegilops tauschii subsp. strangulata cultivar AL8/78 chromosome 3, Aet v6.0, whole genome shotgun sequence genome window above contains:
- the LOC109771280 gene encoding uncharacterized protein, with product MAAVDLSKLVKEKRFWAASFLIAWAAALQGHMMWLKRQDAFKDKFGDPEAPNKVTEQGHQQPPAGEQGELTADAEIR